Genomic segment of Thermodesulfovibrio thiophilus DSM 17215:
TTTTCTATAACTTCACCATCCGATGTAACAGCAAAAGATTTAATGCCCATATCTATACCAATAGCTTTATCAGGGATGGGTTTTTAACTGGTTCATACAAGGCAGAAAAACAGGCATACCACCTGTTACATTCTCTTTTGATGGTGCAGGTTTTAACAGTGCCATCAATATTCCTATGCAGTTTAATCTTAATAGTTCCTATCCTGGAAAGTTTAAGCCCTTACGGAGTTATCTGAAATGCAGGCTGTTGTGGGTATGTGATAGAGTCGTATCTTCCTTCCCCCTTGAATCTCGGGTACCCAGCTTTGCCGTTTTTCTCTTTAATCCTTCGAAAGAATCCTTGAAATGCTCTATCCACCCTAAAAAGAACATCTTGAAGGACTTGCGAATGTATCTCCTTTAGGGATTCAACAATTTGTTTATCGGATTTAAGGATTTCCTGCTGTTTGATCCGGGAAAGTCCTTTGCCAGTCTGCTCGTAAAGGATTTCTTCTATCCAAAAGACAGGAGTTGTAGAGGATACGGCACATATCCAAGGTCCATTCAAGTTTTTGGACTTGCTTCTTTGTAGGGTAAAGACGATATTTATAGGTCTTGGCTTTCAACATAGCGTTTCAAGTCCTCAAGTGTTACCTGTCCAGTCGATGCAAGAAAATAAGATGGCACAGAGTGATTGCCTTTATCCAATATATATTTCATAAGGAAAGAATAATATAAAACTGAATCAACATTCAAGGGAAAAATCGCCTTTCATCCCCTCCCTCACGGAAGGTGACTTCTCGGCGAGGTAGTTAAAAGATAATAATTTTATAGCAATTTATTTTAACCGGGGTAAGAAGGGACATAAATTTCAAATTTAGTTCCTCTCTGAGGTTCGCTTTCAACAAAAATAAATCCCCTCAATTTCTAAACAACATTATAGACTGTTGTAAGGCCAATACCTGAGCCTTTCTCTCCTTTTGTTGTAAAAAAAGCTCAAATATTCTTTCCTTTGTTTCACTGTCCATACCTATACCTGTATCTGTTATGGTTAGATATACATATTGTCTTGCAAAATCTCCTCTATCTGAAACTAAATTCTTAAACTTATCAGGTATAAACTTTAATCCTGCCTTTATTGTTATCTGTCCACCTTCTGGCATTGCATCCTGAGCATTCAGTACAATGTTTGTAATTATTTTTTCTATATCTGTTTTATCCACAAAAAGAGGTGTTATATGAAATTAGACAGATATTTAATGCCAGATTTACAGAATAGACACAATTTTATTGACAACTGCCTAACCTTTATCAACAGCAAGATTAATTATCTTTCTGATTGTTGAGATGTGTATTTTAACTGCCAAGAACAAGGCGTGGATGAAGAGAATTTTTTTTTATTTTTTATTAGGTTTGTTTACGGGGTGGACGGGACTCGAACCCGCGGCCTCTTGCGTGACAGGCAAGCGTTCTAACCGAGCTGAACTACCACCCCACCTCAAATGGGCGGAACAGGTATCGAACCTGTGACCTCAGCCTTGTAAGGGCTGCGCTCTCCCATCTGAGCTATCCGCCCATACTACTTAAACTACTACAATATTTAAGGATTTGTCAATGTTGCAAAATTCCTCAAAACAATCTCCCTGAAAAGTAATTGTTTCCTCAGAATTGAAAATAGAGGTAACCATTCTTTAACCTAATTAACGGTAAATTTAATAAATGGAGGCTATCAGAATGTATACCATTGGAGCAGGTAATTATAATAACATTCTATCTAATAACAAATGTGAGTGTCACGTCTTCACAATAGAGTTTAAGGCAGAATTTCTTCAAAAGTTTCATTTTTTTTGAAAAACTCAGCAATTTTTGATAAAATTAAAAATTAAATTACACTGGAGGTTAAAATTGGCCATTAAAAAACAGGAATTTAAATTTAACACAATAGAAGAAGTTATTGAAGATGTAGCACAGGGTAAAATGGTTATACTTGTTGATGATGAAGATAGAGAAAATGAAGGAGATTTATTTATTGCCGCAGAAAAGGTGACTCCTGAAGCAATAAACTTCATGGCAAAGTATGCTCGTGGACTTATATGTTTATGCTTAACTCCCGAAAGAGTTGATGAACTACGCCTTCCATTGATGGTAGATTTGAATGAATCTCCTCATCAAACAGCTTTTACTGTGTCGATTGAAGCAAGAAAAGGTGTTACAACAGGAATTTCAGCCTATGATAGAGCAGTAACAATTCTTACAGCAATTGATCCAAAAACCAAACCTGAAGACCTAGTAAAGCCAGGACATGTATTTCCTCTGAGAGCACAGAGCGGAGGAGTTTTAAAAAGAGCAGGACATACTGAAGGAGCTGTTGATCTTGCACGTCTTGCAGGGCTCTATCCAGCAGGAGTAATCTGTGAAATCATGGATGAAGATGGAACAATGGCAAGAGTTCCTCAATTAATGGAATTTGCTGAAAAACATGGGGTCAAAATTGCTACTATTAAAGACCTGATTAAATATAGAATGAGGAATGAAACACTGGTCAGCAAAGTTGCAACAGTTCAATTACCCACAGATTATGGAGAATTTAAAGCAATAGCATATACAACAATGATTGATAACAAAGTTCACCTTGCACTTGTTAAAGGAGAGATAAAGCCTACAGATGAAGTTCTTGTAAGAGTTCATTCAGAATGTCTTACAGGCGATGTTTTTCTTTCAAAAAGATGTGATTGCGGATCTCAACTTCATAAAGCTCTAGCAATGATAGAGGAAGCAGGCAAAGGCGTGTTTCTTTATATGAGGCAAGAAGGAAGAGGTATTGGACTTCTAAATAAAATGAAAGCCTATGAATTACAGGAAAAGGGGTATGATACAGTTGAAGCCAACATAAAGCTCGGATTTAAGCCTGATTTAAGAGATTATGGCATAGGAGCTCAAATTCTAGTTGATCTTGGTGTGAGGAAAATGAAGCTTATAACCAATAATCCACGTAAAATTGTGGGTTTGGAGGGTTACGGTCTTAAGGTTGTTGAGAGAGTGCCAATTGAAGTTAAACCAAATGAAAACAATAAATGTTATCTGAAAACAAAAAAAGACAAACTCGGACATTTACTAACAAAGGTATAACGCGCCTGAGAGGATTTGAACCTCCGACCATCGGCTCCGGAGGCCGATGCTCTATCCAGCTGAGCTACAGGCGCATCTTTGATAGATTATAGCAGAAGAGCATATTTTTGGTAAAAATCTCTTATATAGGAGTTAAAAAACAATGAAAGAAAGTGAGATTCCAATAGGATTAACTTTTGATGATGTATTACTCATGCCTGCTAAATCAGATGTTATCCCAACTGAAGTGGATGTCAGTACTTCTTTTACATCGAATATAAAACTGAATATTCCAATTTTGAGTGCTGCAATGGATACTGTTACAGATGCAAATCTTGCAATTGCAATTGCAAGAGAGGGAGGTATTGGGGTGATCCACAGGAACATGCCTCCTGAAAGACAGGCGTTCGAAGTTGATAAAGTAAAAAAATCGGAAAGTGGAATGATTGTCGACCCAATTACTATCAGTCCTGATGCACCAATTTCAGAAGCACTGGCTTTAATGGAAAGATATAGAATTTCGGGTGTGCCGGTTACTGTCAACGGAAAACTTGTTGGAATAATTACAAACAGAGATCTGAAATTTGAAAGAGATTTTACAAAGAAAGTTGAAGATGTAATGACCAAAGAAAGGCTGATAACTGCAAGAGAGGGTATAACACTTGGAGAAGCTCAGGAAATACTTCATAAATATAAAATAGAAAAGTTGCCAATTGTTGATAATGATTTTAATCTTAAGGGTTTGATAACAATTAAAGATATTGAAAAAAAAATAAAGTATCCAAATGCCTGTAAGGACCATATTGGAAGACTGCGTGTTGCAGCAGCGGTAGGAGTGGGAGAAGCTGCAATCTATAGAGTAGAACTACTCATAAATGCAGGAGTTGATGCAATAGTAATTGATACAGCCCACGGTCACAGTAAGGCTGTCATTGAAACATTGAAAGAATTAAAGAGAAGGTTCGATATAGATATTATTGCAGGTAATATAGCAACACGTGAGGCTGCAGAAGACCTTATTGAGGCAGGCGCAGATGCGGTAAAAGTAGGGATAGGACCAGGTTCAATCTGCACTACACGAATTGTCGCAGGTGCGGGAGTTCCTCAGCTTACAGCAATAATGGAGTGTTACAGTGTAACATCAAAATACAATATTCCATTGATAGCTGATGGAGGAATTAAGTATTCAGGAGACATTACAAAGGCTCTTGCAGCTGGTGCCCATTGTGTAATGATAGGAAGTCTCTTCGCAGGTACTGATGAAGCCCCAGGTGAAATAATACTGTATCAGGGAAGAAGCTATAAAACTTACAGAGGAATGGGTTCACTTGGTGCAATGCAGGGCGGCTCAAGTGACAGATATAGACAGGAATCAGTAAAACCTGAAAAGCTTGTTCCAGAAGGTGTTGAAGGCAGAGTACCATACAGAGGACCTCTTTCAAAAAGTATCCATCAATTAGTCGGTGGGCTTAAATCTGGAATGGGGTACTGTGGCTGCAGAACATTAGAAGAATTAAGGAATAAAGCAAAATTTATTAAAATTACAAATGCTGGATTAAGAGAAAGTCATGTTCATGACGTAACAATAACAAGGGAGTCACCTAATTACTCGATTGAGGACTGAAAATGCAGGAAATTTTAATTATTGATTTTGGATCCCAGTACACCCAGCTAATTGCAAGAAGAGTAAGAGAATTTAAAGTTTACTCTGAAATTATTCCATGTACAGCTCCTTTTGCTGAAATTAAAAAAAGAAAACCAGCTGGCATTATACTTTCAGGTGGCCCATCAAGCGTTTTTGACGAAAATGCACCAACTATAAATATTGAACTGTTTAAGCTCGGCATTCCTGTACTTGGAATATGCTATGGAATGCAGCTTATAACTCATCTTCTTGGTGGAAAGGTTACAAAAGCAGAAAAAAGAGAATATGGCAAGGCTATATTAAAGATTGATGACTTTTCAGATATTTTCAATGAAATTCCAGATGAAACAGTAGTATGGATGAGTCATGCCGATAAAATAATAGAAATGCCTCATGGATTTATAAGACTGGCTCATACAGAAAATTCGTCTTATGCTGCAATTGCAGACAGAAATAAAAAGATATATGCACTTCAGTTTCATCCTGAAGTTGTACACACTCAGGAAGGCAAAAAAATACTTCATAATTTTGTTTTCAAAATATGTGGATGCTCTCCAACGTGGGATATGCATTCTTTTGTAGAAAGAGAAATAGAATATATAAGAAAAACTGTGGGTAAATACAGGGTTGTATGTGCTTTAAGCGGAGGAGTGGATTCAACTGTAACAGCAGTACTTGTTCATAAAGCGGTTGGAGATGCTCTGACATGTATATTTGTTGACAATGGCGTTTTAAGAGCAGAAGAACGTGAAAAAGTTGAAGAGACGCTGAGGAAGAATTTTCATATAAATTTGAAGGTGGTTGATGCATCTGAAAGATTTTTAAGAAAACTAAAAGGCGTGAAAGACCCTGAAAGAAAGAGAAAGATCATCGGAGCGGAATTTATTAAAATTTTTGAAGAAGAAGCAAAAAAGATAGAAGGTGTTAAATTTCTAGCCCAGGGAACGCTTTATCCTGATGTTATAGAGAGTGTCTCATTCAAAGGACCTTCTGCCACAATTAAAAGTCATCACAATGTTGGTGGACTTTTGAAACGTATGAAACTCAAGCTAATTGAGCCTTTGAGAGAGCTCTTTAAAGATGAAGTAAGAGATCTTGGCAGAGAACTTGGAATTCCTGATGAAATTCTTTATCGACATCCATTTCCCGGACCGGGTCTTGCAATAAGATGCATCGGAGAGGTAACCAGAGAAAGACTCGATATGTTGAGAAAGGCTGATAAAATTGTGCTTGAAGAGATTAAAAAATCAGGATGGTATAAGAAAGTATGGCAATCTTTTGCAGTGCTTCTTCCTGTAAGAACTGTTGGAGTAATGGGAGATGAAAGAACTTATGAACATGTAATTGCAGTAAGAGCAGTACACAGTGTTGATGGAATGACAGCAGACTGGGTTAGACTTCCCTATGAACTGCTTGAAAAGATTTCAAATAGGATAATTAATGAGATAAAGGGAGTTAACAGAGTTGTCTATGATATAACGTCCAAGCCACCTGGAACAATTGAGTGGGAGTAAATAAAAGTTGAGTTTTGATCTTAAAACATATCTGCTTATAAAAAAAGAAAAAATTGAGCAGTTTATAAATTCCTATTTTAATCCACCTATAATACCTTTAATTCTTCATGAATCAGTTTTATACTCTCTTACTGCTGGTGGAAAAAGATTGAGACCTATCCTCTGCATCGCTTCTTATGAAGCCTGTGGTGGCACAGAAGATATATCTGCCTATGCCGCTGCAATAGAATTCATTCACACATACTCTCTTATTCACGATGATCTGCCAGCAATGGATAATGATGATTTAAGGAGAGGTAAACCAACAAATCACAAAGTTTTCGGTGAAGCTATCGCAATTCTTGCAGGAGATGGACTGTTAACAGAGGCTTTTACAGTACTATCCAATCCAGATTATGCAAATATAAAACCTCATGCTCTGATAGATGTTATCTCTGAAATCTCTACCGCATCAGGACTGAGAGGAATGGTTGCCGGTCAGGCTTATGATTTAATATATGAGGGAAGAGATCCAGATGCCGGAATTGTTGAACTTATTCATCGTTACAAAACCGCTGCAATAATCACAGCATCTGTAAAATCAGGCGCAATTCTTGCGGCTGCTGATGATGACCAACTCAAAAAAATGGCTGATTATGGCCTCTGCATCGGGCTTGCATTTCAGATTATTGATGATATTCTTGATATTGAAGGATCTACAAAGGAGATGGGAAAACCCAGAGGCTCTGATGCTGAAAGAGGGAAAATGACATATCCAAGAGTCTTTGGAGTTTTAGAATCCAGGAAAAAAGCAAAAGACCTCATTGACAGAGCATTAAACGCACTTGAAATATTTGACCATAAAGCTCAACCATTAAGAGAAATTGCAAAGTATATCATAAATCGCACATCTTAAAGTGAAGATCCGTTTAGATCAGTTACTTTTTCAAAAAGGAATAACAGAAAGCAGGGAAAAAGCAAGGGCGTTTATTCTTGAAGGAAAAGTTATTGTAAATGATCAAAAAATTGAAAAACCGGGCACAATGGTTGATGAAAATGCAAAAATTGAATTTTGTGGTGAAACAATCTCGTATGTCAGTCGAGGAGGACTCAAACTTGAAGCAGTTATAAAAGAATTTTCAATAGAGCTGAAAGATAAAGTAGCTATGGATGTCGGCG
This window contains:
- the guaB gene encoding IMP dehydrogenase, with product MKESEIPIGLTFDDVLLMPAKSDVIPTEVDVSTSFTSNIKLNIPILSAAMDTVTDANLAIAIAREGGIGVIHRNMPPERQAFEVDKVKKSESGMIVDPITISPDAPISEALALMERYRISGVPVTVNGKLVGIITNRDLKFERDFTKKVEDVMTKERLITAREGITLGEAQEILHKYKIEKLPIVDNDFNLKGLITIKDIEKKIKYPNACKDHIGRLRVAAAVGVGEAAIYRVELLINAGVDAIVIDTAHGHSKAVIETLKELKRRFDIDIIAGNIATREAAEDLIEAGADAVKVGIGPGSICTTRIVAGAGVPQLTAIMECYSVTSKYNIPLIADGGIKYSGDITKALAAGAHCVMIGSLFAGTDEAPGEIILYQGRSYKTYRGMGSLGAMQGGSSDRYRQESVKPEKLVPEGVEGRVPYRGPLSKSIHQLVGGLKSGMGYCGCRTLEELRNKAKFIKITNAGLRESHVHDVTITRESPNYSIED
- a CDS encoding helix-turn-helix domain-containing protein encodes the protein MLKAKTYKYRLYPTKKQVQKLEWTLDMCRILYNSCLLDRRNPLRADWQRTFPDQTAGNP
- a CDS encoding ATP-binding protein, whose protein sequence is MDKTDIEKIITNIVLNAQDAMPEGGQITIKAGLKFIPDKFKNLVSDRGDFARQYVYLTITDTGIGMDSETKERIFELFLQQKERKAQVLALQQSIMLFRN
- a CDS encoding polyprenyl synthetase family protein gives rise to the protein MSFDLKTYLLIKKEKIEQFINSYFNPPIIPLILHESVLYSLTAGGKRLRPILCIASYEACGGTEDISAYAAAIEFIHTYSLIHDDLPAMDNDDLRRGKPTNHKVFGEAIAILAGDGLLTEAFTVLSNPDYANIKPHALIDVISEISTASGLRGMVAGQAYDLIYEGRDPDAGIVELIHRYKTAAIITASVKSGAILAAADDDQLKKMADYGLCIGLAFQIIDDILDIEGSTKEMGKPRGSDAERGKMTYPRVFGVLESRKKAKDLIDRALNALEIFDHKAQPLREIAKYIINRTS
- a CDS encoding bifunctional 3,4-dihydroxy-2-butanone-4-phosphate synthase/GTP cyclohydrolase II, coding for MKKQEFKFNTIEEVIEDVAQGKMVILVDDEDRENEGDLFIAAEKVTPEAINFMAKYARGLICLCLTPERVDELRLPLMVDLNESPHQTAFTVSIEARKGVTTGISAYDRAVTILTAIDPKTKPEDLVKPGHVFPLRAQSGGVLKRAGHTEGAVDLARLAGLYPAGVICEIMDEDGTMARVPQLMEFAEKHGVKIATIKDLIKYRMRNETLVSKVATVQLPTDYGEFKAIAYTTMIDNKVHLALVKGEIKPTDEVLVRVHSECLTGDVFLSKRCDCGSQLHKALAMIEEAGKGVFLYMRQEGRGIGLLNKMKAYELQEKGYDTVEANIKLGFKPDLRDYGIGAQILVDLGVRKMKLITNNPRKIVGLEGYGLKVVERVPIEVKPNENNKCYLKTKKDKLGHLLTKV
- the guaA gene encoding glutamine-hydrolyzing GMP synthase, which codes for MQEILIIDFGSQYTQLIARRVREFKVYSEIIPCTAPFAEIKKRKPAGIILSGGPSSVFDENAPTINIELFKLGIPVLGICYGMQLITHLLGGKVTKAEKREYGKAILKIDDFSDIFNEIPDETVVWMSHADKIIEMPHGFIRLAHTENSSYAAIADRNKKIYALQFHPEVVHTQEGKKILHNFVFKICGCSPTWDMHSFVEREIEYIRKTVGKYRVVCALSGGVDSTVTAVLVHKAVGDALTCIFVDNGVLRAEEREKVEETLRKNFHINLKVVDASERFLRKLKGVKDPERKRKIIGAEFIKIFEEEAKKIEGVKFLAQGTLYPDVIESVSFKGPSATIKSHHNVGGLLKRMKLKLIEPLRELFKDEVRDLGRELGIPDEILYRHPFPGPGLAIRCIGEVTRERLDMLRKADKIVLEEIKKSGWYKKVWQSFAVLLPVRTVGVMGDERTYEHVIAVRAVHSVDGMTADWVRLPYELLEKISNRIINEIKGVNRVVYDITSKPPGTIEWE